cttttcgCGATTTATGAATGGATTGTAAAAAACTATATTTCGAGTGAATggttgatagtttagattatttttaccgataaccgctacgaatttcagctgacggcgactatagtCTCCGTTGTTTCGCCTTCTATGAAAGAGTTTCACCGGTGTACAAGAGGTCAATTGGTACttaatgtaaacaataacaTCAACATAATAATTATCGAATATAGGTGTTCTTGATGGATAATGGAGTACAGAGTTACTTGAATTTCACACAACCTTATTAATCGTACtgtcttcttttaaataaaaaaccgGTCACAGcctatttaattaaatatagcTATTGTGTGCATTTTGTGATACATCAGTATTTTGCTAAGTATATTAGTTACACATGTGTGATATTTTCTACTGGACATTTAATCAAGCAATAATCAATCTGGATTAACCGAATATTCAGACAGCGTTTTTTAATTCTAGTTATTCTTTTAGGAGTCATGTCAGCACAGCTCAGGCGGTCTGCCAGGAAAAGGAAAAATTTGCCAATACTGGCTGCTGCATCAGCAAGGAAAAGGGCTAACCAGAGAGTACTTGACACTATGTCAGTAACTGCACCACAGTTGCCAACAGTTGATACTGGTACACCATTCATACCCATTACTAGTTCTACTGGTACATACCCAATGTTGTTTTCACAGACAGGGGCAGGCATATATACCAGCGCAAGTACAGGGCAAGTCGATTTGACAAGCACAGCTAATACCCTGTTATACTCAAGAGTACCACTACCAGACCAAAGAGTGTGCAACACTGTTACCAGTCAAGATCCTACAGAACATTCCTTAGGTAATACTAATGGTGCCTCAAGTTTTACAATGCCATTTAGTACTTTTGATCACCCTATTCAGATACCCAGCATGCATGCAAATATTGCTTTTAATGTTTCTCAAAGTATCAgagaaaaaattatgaaaagtgaATTTATTGATTTAGGCATTTTGTTAATTAACAGTACTCAGCAGTCTACACAAAAGCTTGTTTTTAGAGGAGGTGAATTTATTGTGCAAACAGaaaatatgcaaaacaaaattgggTCTATTGACCAATGGACATCAgcatttatcatttttgttagtATATATTGTACTGTGCATTCAGGTAGATTACAAGAATTACTTAAATACATGTCAGTTGTACATTTGGGCGCAAAAAGAAATCCTAATAATTTAGGTTGGAAGCTATATGATGAGCAATTTAGGTTGCGAAAAACACTGGATCCGGCAAGTTCATGGGCTATAGTAGATCCAGAGCTTTGGTTATTATATATGGCTGATAGTATTGGCACACAAAATTTGGAAGTAAATGTAGTTTCTTCTggtcaggggcggatccaggattttgaaAAGGGGGGGGCGAAGATTTTAAATgtcgccgagcggagcgaggcgaaaatTCTTTGGTACCCTTTTTGggcttaaaacataaaataagtgcttggggcatgtatattttatagttggcGCAAAGTGTAAggatttgacattttttatgctgTATTATCCCTATTAATTGTCTATCATTAAATTATAGTATTAATCCAAAGCTATGTACTGCTATATTTGATGTAAGTttgtcagtaaaaaaaaagacatggttacaatacgaccgacacgagttaaaaaagacaaacaagcaatttttatccaaatgtttGATATGTTTCACCCAACATAACATAGAGAAACAAAGTGAGGGGTTCCAAATCTACCAAAGATTACGAAAgtgtctgaaatgacaacgaaGTTAGAATGACGGTCCACAAATGGAGACATAAAGGTCACGCCCAGCAGGCAGGTTACAGTCTGGTCTTgaaaaagtattcaatatatataagacCGGCGAAACAGACATTCCAGTAAGACATGCAAACCCCGGCCACAAAAAAACTACGTCCGTTTTTATTGATCATGTTCATTTCatgctaaatatttttgttggaaattttcgtttttaatagcaaaaaagtggataagactattgttttcaatccagatacggccagaatttttgttttaggCAAGAATCAGAGtcaattttttctctctcaaatatATCAGAATGcctcctcaaatcaaatggtttCGTACCTGAGACTTGAATTTTTTCCAGAGCttatactaaaattgagaatgaaaattgggaaagtgtcaaagagacaacaacccgaccatagacaaaacaacagtagaaggtcaggtcttcaatgtagcgagaaatttccgcacccggaggcgtccttcagtggcccctaaacaaatatatactacttcAGTGATACTGAACGCCATGCTAATtaccaaattgtacacaagaaactaaaaataaaataatacaagagcAACagaggccagaggctcctgacttggaacaggcgcaaaaatgtggcggggtgactggggatcattattcaacttttttatttataaaacaagcTGGGGCatttggggttaaacatgttttcgtaggtaCATTTAATTGTGGAACTTTTTTTCCATGAAAGTGTAATAGTCTATAGAGTATTTtattactttctgtttggtgGAATAGTGAAATAGGAGTCAATACGTTCTTGATCAATCCTGTGTCGCTTTGAAGAGTTAAGaattgtcgtataaaaattaattactcgggaaatggcaaagttcacgaagtctagtctgattaatgattttccaaaaaaaaagaaaaaagtccgcgcaaagggggggggggggggggggcgtacgccctctacgcccccctctgaatccgccactgtaacatcaaaactaaatacatgaatttgtgataaaaaaagtaccgtgacacgtgaCTAGAGAACACCCCAAGTtattggtggggtttgtgttgcttattcttttctatgttgtgtcaggACAGTGTCATGAGTGTGGTACCCTTAAATGAACATATgcattaagaaataattctttcatgccatgctctatgctcattttaacatgggtaggcattatatttgttaatatcttaataccgaGCGTAAGCGaggtattaaatgtttacaaatataatgcctatccatgctaaaatgagcatagagcatgtcatgatagaattatttcgattctaataggaatattttgaacttttgtacTTCGAAGCGGACCTATAGGTGACGCTCGAAATGTCGCCATTTTGATTTGGTGAACAAAAacgttataaaaaaatcaacagttaatcaataaaaaaagaacaaaaacatttaaacttacttttagaatgtttttatttaatttcctagcGAGCAACACCataaaaaatgtccattttgatctctggcgttgttcaaaattcatctgacgttgcaatttcaattgtgatgtcaatcacgtgcagcccatgttttatttgaattagaacatggctttgtATCCAAAGCTAAAGAAAAACGTCatatttgaatatgtattgTTTGCCTCCTATTTGACTAGAATATAATAATTTACCCATAATGCGATGATATGGTACGGTtgccataaataaatatatacatataaataacatttattttgaagtcACTAAAAATACTCACTATATAATCAACACGAATGTTAAAATGTTTCATAGTACAAATTATgactataatttaaaaactgCTGTATTAGAGGCAAAGCATGGCATACATGAATATGAAACTTGCAACTAAATATCAGTATGCTGTGATGAACATTTAGCTGAGGAAAATATAAGGGATTTGGTTCAAGATATCAACTATGACTCAGCTACCAAATGTGGTGCTATGATGTGTATAAGACTCCAGTATTAatagaaaaagttaaaattccATTTTGTTCAAAGCATGGCTGAACATTGGACTCAATTAAATGCAAGCATTCTGAGAGTATTGCAAGCCAATACTGTGTGGAATAAATAAAGTAAGTCGTATATGTACTTTGCGTTGTGTTTACTTGCGTATAATATTAACAATGGTGAAGCCCGTATAAGATGTAAGCAACGTCACAAACATGTGAACGTAAATACGGGAAACGTTACGTTATGACGTCGAACTATTCTCAACATACTGGGGCCCACAAAGtgtatttatgtacaaaacaatagaataatactttaaatgttcatcaataaagaaaagaaatttaattttacacTTGTAGGAATAACTGtctattcaaaacaaaaaaataggaaTTTGAATTAAACTTTAACGAGTCCATGATTTTATTCTTTCCTTTGCACGAATTGATGCCTTCCGCAAGGGCAATGTTCTCGTCATTTCTTCGTTGTTTGGTTTTTCCATATATTCATCAGATGGTGTTACTTCGTTTATTTCTAGAGGATACAGTTGTCTTTTGTAAACGGCCATCAATTCCAATTGTCGAATCGAATCCTTACCTGTTAAGAATTCAATTTACTGATACAAAATGCTATCTTGATATGTTAACTTGTCATGGTGTTGACTATATAACAAATACCAAGTCAATATCTTCATTCATGACGAAAACAAGTATTAAAAACTGAATATTTGAGTGAATTTTCTTAGTACAAGAGATCTGGACAAAACCATTAGACTGGAAGAAAAATTTGTTACATGTCATGTTAAAACATTTCtgattataaaatgaatatcttcaagcatgaaaaaaaaactattaatattgaaaaacaattatttgaatgaaCTTATAAagtccaaggaccataactctgcacaaaatcatcacACTGGAACAAAATTTTATCTTGAACATGATAAAGCTATAGTCAGGTTAAAAGATTAATATCTTCCagtatgacaaaaataaagtttttgacaCCATTATCTGCATACAATTATCAGACTAATAACATTATTTGATCTGTaatttgtcatgataaaacaatatgtatacCAAATTGCATATACTGTCTgtatgaataaatgttttttttttatatatctcgtagctagttcCCCTTTAACTAATTGTATAAAACAGTGTTATGACAATAGAATTGCTAACAGTGATGAAATAGAAgaaaacaacaatgaaaagaaaTGCTCAACAGTTATggatttttatatgatatatatggaAAAACTTATAAGCAAGAACATGATAACATAGGTGATGAATTAAGCAAATATGAAGCACATGATACAATTAAAAGTAACCTGTATACGATGAAATAATTTAACCTGGACATGATGAAATAACTCAACCTTGACATGATTTTAGGTGGAACCTAatactacagggagataactctgtaaaatcagctaaacgttttatttacgttgtgttgttaagggaatttTAAGTTTCTCAATGATcgaaattagtgtttgtcaaactgctatgtaaccagtgtaattattctgataaaatggttggttcaaattttttgaaatttttagttgtttttaaatGGTCAAAGCCAATACTCTCtcaaaatttt
The genomic region above belongs to Mytilus trossulus isolate FHL-02 chromosome 7, PNRI_Mtr1.1.1.hap1, whole genome shotgun sequence and contains:
- the LOC134726550 gene encoding uncharacterized protein LOC134726550 → MSAQLRRSARKRKNLPILAAASARKRANQRVLDTMSVTAPQLPTVDTGTPFIPITSSTGTYPMLFSQTGAGIYTSASTGQVDLTSTANTLLYSRVPLPDQRVCNTVTSQDPTEHSLGNTNGASSFTMPFSTFDHPIQIPSMHANIAFNVSQSIREKIMKSEFIDLGILLINSTQQSTQKLVFRGGEFIVQTENMQNKIGSIDQWTSAFIIFVSIYCTVHSGRLQELLKYMSVVHLGAKRNPNNLGWKLYDEQFRLRKTLDPASSWAIVDPELWLLYMADSIGTQNLEVNVVSSGQGRIQDFEKGGAKILNVAERSEAKILWYPFWA